In Euphorbia lathyris chromosome 10, ddEupLath1.1, whole genome shotgun sequence, a single genomic region encodes these proteins:
- the LOC136208697 gene encoding BTB/POZ domain-containing protein FBL11-like isoform X1, whose translation MASSSDEDFVTLSCTQPNPIGNSEAFITIQDINSSDLSAILSCQTVKIQAHRDMLVEDSSFFKGLLSRSFRESNLNCVSIEWTIEGFINILTSVYGFPMNFTSGNFLSHVEDALYFGSKSLLSKCKAWLYAVASSNNPELQLDDLIHIWNFCRGHGNDSLPEICALYLARNFMQAISSNFFGAFPYNLLLCCIKHPHLTIHSEMDLSDALLVWLNGNSNREQLELSNEVEDQSKGLLKQIRVSLLPLWYIAGKQRCCYFSELAKESIQKISRLVEISPPYPAGIFEDGGFGHLRIRLTESSKKVNISGCPQVTSDILFLSLLRPEYYVDSTLRNIIQQSLITFERLSMLQIQIGDLYGLSPPSLSFEAVEEVDISKCPRLHLKSAIELFSKSFPSLRKLIAAYLLNFKSTNLFILIQKFPLLSEVDITVDVTPLIPEQVTVVCTSIISVSSLGGNNVFGSGFFSPWRCLSRMTRLILEGRSDVSDLYLRCILEQCVSLQYLNLKGCISVTDIGISVLISGCLKLHSIVVCDTSFGIHSIQALCSPTSNIGPSDSESSKRCLSTLAFKLQTLHMGGCKGVDENSLRDLLSKTQTLKRLCLRGTHLVDDALYSFSSSSLEFLDVSQTMISGDALAHIVNFNPALKCLNTKDCKNLSQHGSNNSGLADSHRELFSELGNKCKLEKIVLGWGISWLSLEALKPAITSLKEIQIGLGGSLNEDALRLLPTTCPMLESVVLYFQMLSDTIVINIMALKHLRELGLCYCSGDISISSFRNCFPNLTKLRLERVAPWMTNNDLDVLILNCVNLVEFALVGCRLLNPDSLRIISNGWPGLTSIHLEDCGEVTKTKVSCLYNCRALEDVLLRHNGKGIYRFFIIVAAKKLPLLRRLSLDTCDATDGEFEIPDCEQRGMLSTVKITRCFINPEKSYRTVEHKDTLVLEWSSKNCTKTVVEERL comes from the exons ATGGCGTCATCCTCCGACGAAGACTTTGTTACTCTCTCATGCACTCAGCCCAATCCAATCGGAAACAGTGAAGCTTTTATTACTATACAAGATATCAATTCTTCGGATTTGTCAGCGATCCTAAGCTGCCAAACCGTCAAAATTCAAGCGCATCGAGATAT GCTTGTAGAGGATTCTTCATTTTTTAAAGGCCTTCTTAGTCGAAGCTTCCG TGAATCAAACCTAAACTGTGTGTCGATCGAGTGGACCATTGAAGGTTTTATAAACATTTTGACATCTGTTTATGGCTTCCCAATGAATTTCACATCAGGAAATTTCCTCTCTCATGTCGAG GATGCACTCTATTTTGGATCAAAATCACTTCTATCAAAGTGTAAAGCTTGGTTATATGCCGTAGCTTCATCCAACAATCCTGAGCTTCAATTGGATGATTTGATTCATATTTGGAACTTTTGTAGAGGGCATG GAAATGATTCCCTTCCAGAAATATGTGCGCTTTATCTAGCAAGAAATTTC ATGCAGGCAATCTCCAGTAatttttttggagcttttcccTATAATTTGTTACTCTGTTGCATAAAGCATCCTCATTTGACAATACACAG TGAGATGGATCTTTCTGATGCGCTTTTAGTTTGGCTCAATGGTAATAGTAATAGAGAACAGTTGGAACTTTCGAACGAAGTTGAGGATCAGTCCAAAGGCCTGCTAAAACAG ATTCGGGTTTCTCTCTTGCCATTGTGGTATATTGCAG GAAAACAAAGGTGTTGCTACTTTTCAGAGCTTGCGAAAGAAAGCATTCAGAAAATATCTAGATTGGTGGAAATTTCACCTCCATATCCAGCAGGCATCTTTGAAGATGGTGGCTTTGGGCATCTCCGAATTCGGCTGACAGAATCTTCTAAA AAAGTGAACATTTCAGGTTGTCCGCAAGTGACATCGGATATTCTTTTCCTCTCGTTGCTTCGTCCTGAATATTATGTGGACTCCACACTAAGAAATATCATTCAACAGTCTTTGATTACCTTTGAACGTCTGAGCATGCTTCAAATTCAAATTGGAGACTTGTATGGGTTGTCACCACCAAGCCTTTCTTTTGAAGCAGTCGAGGAGGTGGATATTTCAAAGTGTCCAAGGCTACATCTTAAATCTGCCATCGAGTTATTCTCGAAGTCATTTCCATCTTTAAGAAAACTAATAGCCGCATATCTTTTAAACTTCAAGTCAACCaatttattcatattaatccagAAGTTTCCGCTCCTAAGTGAGGTTGACATAACTGTTGATGTTACTCCTCTCATACCGGAACAAGTGACAGTTGTATGTACTAGTATTATTTCAGTATCCTCGCTTGGTGGTAATAATGTCTTCGGCAGTGGATTTTTTTCTCCATGGCGATGCCTTTCAAGGATGACGAGACTCATATTAGAGGGTCGAAGTGATGTTTCTG ATTTGTATCTTCGATGTATACTGGAGCAATGTGTTTCCTTACAATACCTAAATCTTAAAGGTTGTATATCTGTAACAGATATTGGTATATCAGTTCTCATAAGTGGATGCCTTAAACTACACTCGATTGTAGTTTGTGATACTTCTTTTGGAATACATTCAATTCAAGCTCTTTGCTCGCCGACTTCAAATATTGGTCCTTCAGATTCTGAATCTAGCAAGAGATGTTTAAGTACATTGGCCTTTAAACTTCAAACACTTCATATGGGTGGTTGCAAGG GAGTTGATGAAAATTCTCTTCGTGACCTTTTATCCAAAACACAAACATTGAAAAGACTTTGCTTGAGGGGAACTCATCTTGTTGATGATGCTCTTTATAGTTTCTCAAGTTCTTCCTTAGAGTTTCTTGATGTTTCTCAAACCATG ATTTCTGGAGATGCTTTAGCTCACATTGTCAATTTTAATCCTGCTTTGAAATGTTTGAATACTAAGGATTGTAAAAATCTTAGTCAGCATGGAAGTAATAACAGTGGGTTAGCAGATTCACATAGGGAACTCTTTTCTGAGTTAGGCAACAAATGCAAATTGGAAAAGATTGTACTTGGTTGGGGAATTTCTTGGTTGTCTTTGGAAGCTCTAAAGCCTGCAATAACATCATTAAAGGAAATCCAAATTGGCTTGGGTGGATCATTAAATGAAGATGCCCTGAGACTGCTTCCTACAACATGTCCCATGCTGGAGTCAGTAGTCCTTTATTTTCAG ATGCTCTCTGACACTATCGTGATAAATATTATGGCCTTGAAGCACTTGCGAGAACTGGGGCTATGTTACTGCTCTGGTGATATATCTATATCAAGCTTCAGAAACTGTTTTCCGAATCTAACTAAATTGAGGCTCGAGAGGGTAGCTCCTTGGATGACCAATAATGATTTGGATGTTCTTATTCTCAACTGTGTGAACTTGGTTGAATTTGCATTGGTAGGATGCAGGCTTCTCAATCCAG ATTCTCTGCGCATCATTTCAAATGGATGGCCTGGCTTGACGTCTATCCATCTTGAG GATTGCGGTGAAGTGACAAAAACTAAAGTTTCTTGTCTATATAACTGTAGAGCTCTTGAAGATGTATTGTTGCGTCATAAT GGCAAGGGGATATACCGCTTTTTCATTATTGTTGCTGCTAAAAAG CTGCCATTGCTCCGGCGACTATCATTAGATACATGCGACGCAACTGACGGTGAATTTGAGATTCCCGAT TGTGAACAAAGAGGCATGTTAAGCACGGTGAAGATCACGAGATGCTTCATAAACCCGGAGAAGTCTTATagaacggtag
- the LOC136208697 gene encoding BTB/POZ domain-containing protein FBL11-like isoform X2, with the protein MASSSDEDFVTLSCTQPNPIGNSEAFITIQDINSSDLSAILSCQTVKIQAHRDMLVEDSSFFKGLLSRSFRESNLNCVSIEWTIEGFINILTSVYGFPMNFTSGNFLSHVEDALYFGSKSLLSKCKAWLYAVASSNNPELQLDDLIHIWNFCRGHGNDSLPEICALYLARNFMQAISSNFFGAFPYNLLLCCIKHPHLTIHSEMDLSDALLVWLNGNSNREQLELSNEVEDQSKGLLKQIRVSLLPLWYIAGKQRCCYFSELAKESIQKISRLVEISPPYPAGIFEDGGFGHLRIRLTESSKKVNISGCPQVTSDILFLSLLRPEYYVDSTLRNIIQQSLITFERLSMLQIQIGDLYGLSPPSLSFEAVEEVDISKCPRLHLKSAIELFSKSFPSLRKLIAAYLLNFKSTNLFILIQKFPLLSEVDITVDVTPLIPEQVTVVCTSIISVSSLGGNNVFGSGFFSPWRCLSRMTRLILEGRSDVSDIGISVLISGCLKLHSIVVCDTSFGIHSIQALCSPTSNIGPSDSESSKRCLSTLAFKLQTLHMGGCKGVDENSLRDLLSKTQTLKRLCLRGTHLVDDALYSFSSSSLEFLDVSQTMISGDALAHIVNFNPALKCLNTKDCKNLSQHGSNNSGLADSHRELFSELGNKCKLEKIVLGWGISWLSLEALKPAITSLKEIQIGLGGSLNEDALRLLPTTCPMLESVVLYFQMLSDTIVINIMALKHLRELGLCYCSGDISISSFRNCFPNLTKLRLERVAPWMTNNDLDVLILNCVNLVEFALVGCRLLNPDSLRIISNGWPGLTSIHLEDCGEVTKTKVSCLYNCRALEDVLLRHNGKGIYRFFIIVAAKKLPLLRRLSLDTCDATDGEFEIPDCEQRGMLSTVKITRCFINPEKSYRTVEHKDTLVLEWSSKNCTKTVVEERL; encoded by the exons ATGGCGTCATCCTCCGACGAAGACTTTGTTACTCTCTCATGCACTCAGCCCAATCCAATCGGAAACAGTGAAGCTTTTATTACTATACAAGATATCAATTCTTCGGATTTGTCAGCGATCCTAAGCTGCCAAACCGTCAAAATTCAAGCGCATCGAGATAT GCTTGTAGAGGATTCTTCATTTTTTAAAGGCCTTCTTAGTCGAAGCTTCCG TGAATCAAACCTAAACTGTGTGTCGATCGAGTGGACCATTGAAGGTTTTATAAACATTTTGACATCTGTTTATGGCTTCCCAATGAATTTCACATCAGGAAATTTCCTCTCTCATGTCGAG GATGCACTCTATTTTGGATCAAAATCACTTCTATCAAAGTGTAAAGCTTGGTTATATGCCGTAGCTTCATCCAACAATCCTGAGCTTCAATTGGATGATTTGATTCATATTTGGAACTTTTGTAGAGGGCATG GAAATGATTCCCTTCCAGAAATATGTGCGCTTTATCTAGCAAGAAATTTC ATGCAGGCAATCTCCAGTAatttttttggagcttttcccTATAATTTGTTACTCTGTTGCATAAAGCATCCTCATTTGACAATACACAG TGAGATGGATCTTTCTGATGCGCTTTTAGTTTGGCTCAATGGTAATAGTAATAGAGAACAGTTGGAACTTTCGAACGAAGTTGAGGATCAGTCCAAAGGCCTGCTAAAACAG ATTCGGGTTTCTCTCTTGCCATTGTGGTATATTGCAG GAAAACAAAGGTGTTGCTACTTTTCAGAGCTTGCGAAAGAAAGCATTCAGAAAATATCTAGATTGGTGGAAATTTCACCTCCATATCCAGCAGGCATCTTTGAAGATGGTGGCTTTGGGCATCTCCGAATTCGGCTGACAGAATCTTCTAAA AAAGTGAACATTTCAGGTTGTCCGCAAGTGACATCGGATATTCTTTTCCTCTCGTTGCTTCGTCCTGAATATTATGTGGACTCCACACTAAGAAATATCATTCAACAGTCTTTGATTACCTTTGAACGTCTGAGCATGCTTCAAATTCAAATTGGAGACTTGTATGGGTTGTCACCACCAAGCCTTTCTTTTGAAGCAGTCGAGGAGGTGGATATTTCAAAGTGTCCAAGGCTACATCTTAAATCTGCCATCGAGTTATTCTCGAAGTCATTTCCATCTTTAAGAAAACTAATAGCCGCATATCTTTTAAACTTCAAGTCAACCaatttattcatattaatccagAAGTTTCCGCTCCTAAGTGAGGTTGACATAACTGTTGATGTTACTCCTCTCATACCGGAACAAGTGACAGTTGTATGTACTAGTATTATTTCAGTATCCTCGCTTGGTGGTAATAATGTCTTCGGCAGTGGATTTTTTTCTCCATGGCGATGCCTTTCAAGGATGACGAGACTCATATTAGAGGGTCGAAGTGATGTTTCTG ATATTGGTATATCAGTTCTCATAAGTGGATGCCTTAAACTACACTCGATTGTAGTTTGTGATACTTCTTTTGGAATACATTCAATTCAAGCTCTTTGCTCGCCGACTTCAAATATTGGTCCTTCAGATTCTGAATCTAGCAAGAGATGTTTAAGTACATTGGCCTTTAAACTTCAAACACTTCATATGGGTGGTTGCAAGG GAGTTGATGAAAATTCTCTTCGTGACCTTTTATCCAAAACACAAACATTGAAAAGACTTTGCTTGAGGGGAACTCATCTTGTTGATGATGCTCTTTATAGTTTCTCAAGTTCTTCCTTAGAGTTTCTTGATGTTTCTCAAACCATG ATTTCTGGAGATGCTTTAGCTCACATTGTCAATTTTAATCCTGCTTTGAAATGTTTGAATACTAAGGATTGTAAAAATCTTAGTCAGCATGGAAGTAATAACAGTGGGTTAGCAGATTCACATAGGGAACTCTTTTCTGAGTTAGGCAACAAATGCAAATTGGAAAAGATTGTACTTGGTTGGGGAATTTCTTGGTTGTCTTTGGAAGCTCTAAAGCCTGCAATAACATCATTAAAGGAAATCCAAATTGGCTTGGGTGGATCATTAAATGAAGATGCCCTGAGACTGCTTCCTACAACATGTCCCATGCTGGAGTCAGTAGTCCTTTATTTTCAG ATGCTCTCTGACACTATCGTGATAAATATTATGGCCTTGAAGCACTTGCGAGAACTGGGGCTATGTTACTGCTCTGGTGATATATCTATATCAAGCTTCAGAAACTGTTTTCCGAATCTAACTAAATTGAGGCTCGAGAGGGTAGCTCCTTGGATGACCAATAATGATTTGGATGTTCTTATTCTCAACTGTGTGAACTTGGTTGAATTTGCATTGGTAGGATGCAGGCTTCTCAATCCAG ATTCTCTGCGCATCATTTCAAATGGATGGCCTGGCTTGACGTCTATCCATCTTGAG GATTGCGGTGAAGTGACAAAAACTAAAGTTTCTTGTCTATATAACTGTAGAGCTCTTGAAGATGTATTGTTGCGTCATAAT GGCAAGGGGATATACCGCTTTTTCATTATTGTTGCTGCTAAAAAG CTGCCATTGCTCCGGCGACTATCATTAGATACATGCGACGCAACTGACGGTGAATTTGAGATTCCCGAT TGTGAACAAAGAGGCATGTTAAGCACGGTGAAGATCACGAGATGCTTCATAAACCCGGAGAAGTCTTATagaacggtag